One segment of Myxococcus guangdongensis DNA contains the following:
- a CDS encoding polysaccharide deacetylase family protein, translating into MTRIASISVDLDSLPHYCRIHGLPESLLDARARSLVHQVAVPRFRELWGALGVPGTFFAIGEDLESDPVAAAGMRAAHEAGIEVASHSHAHDYALTRRGPDAILADLRRADDVILQATGARPVGFRAPGYTLNADLYAATQALGYQYGSSAFPAAPYYAAKAAVMGALALVGRPSRSVLDTPRVLLAPRVPYRPDPANPYRRGTGSVLELPMAVTPALRFPFIGTFATTLPLRSLRGAWRACRRDAFFNFELHGVDVLDATDGIPGELVRQQRDLRVGAARKLERLREIFGWLRSECDVVTLRDAAGRLSARI; encoded by the coding sequence GTGACGAGGATTGCGTCCATCTCCGTCGACCTGGACTCGCTGCCGCACTACTGCCGCATCCACGGGCTGCCGGAGTCGCTCCTGGACGCCCGCGCCCGCTCGCTGGTGCACCAGGTGGCGGTGCCGCGCTTCCGCGAGCTCTGGGGCGCGCTCGGCGTGCCCGGCACCTTCTTCGCCATCGGCGAGGACCTGGAGTCGGACCCCGTCGCCGCGGCGGGCATGCGCGCCGCACATGAAGCGGGCATCGAGGTGGCCAGTCACAGCCACGCCCACGACTACGCGCTCACGCGCCGGGGGCCGGACGCCATCCTCGCGGACCTGCGGCGCGCCGATGACGTCATCCTCCAGGCCACGGGCGCGCGCCCGGTGGGCTTCCGCGCTCCAGGCTACACGCTCAACGCGGACCTCTACGCCGCCACCCAGGCGCTGGGCTACCAGTACGGCTCCTCCGCCTTCCCGGCCGCGCCCTACTACGCGGCGAAGGCGGCGGTGATGGGGGCGCTGGCCCTCGTCGGCCGGCCCTCGCGCTCGGTGCTCGACACGCCCCGGGTGCTGCTCGCTCCGCGCGTGCCATACCGGCCGGACCCCGCGAATCCCTATCGGCGTGGCACCGGCTCCGTGCTGGAGCTGCCCATGGCGGTGACGCCCGCGCTGCGCTTCCCGTTCATCGGCACCTTCGCCACCACGCTCCCCCTGCGCTCGCTGCGGGGCGCGTGGCGCGCGTGCCGGCGCGATGCCTTCTTCAACTTCGAGCTGCACGGGGTCGACGTGCTCGACGCGACGGACGGCATTCCCGGCGAGCTGGTGCGCCAGCAGCGGGACCTGCGCGTCGGCGCGGCGCGAAAGCTGGAGCGGCTGCGCGAAATCTTCGGCTGGTTGCGCTCGGAGTGCGACGTCGTCACCCTGCGCGACGCGGCCGGGCGCCTGTCCGCGCGCATCTGA
- a CDS encoding glycosyltransferase family 2 protein: MAPHLSVVIPVYNEESIIASAAEELRQGLDSRGLDYEIIFAENGSRDATTSILDELCAKHPRMRWFHSERPNYGVALKAGILMARGTYVICDEIDLCDVTFYDAALPRLERGEADMVVGSKAAKGASDQRPLIRRAATRVHNKLLKVTLGFQGTDTHGLKAFRREALLPVIQKCVVDMDVFASEFVIRAWREGLKVMEIPIQLHEKRQPSIHLFKRVPNVLKNVGKLFYVIRVRGT, from the coding sequence ATGGCACCGCACCTGTCCGTCGTCATCCCGGTCTACAACGAGGAGTCCATCATCGCCTCGGCGGCGGAGGAGTTGCGCCAGGGGCTCGATTCGCGTGGGCTCGATTACGAAATCATCTTCGCGGAGAACGGCTCGAGGGATGCCACCACGAGCATCCTCGACGAGCTCTGCGCGAAGCACCCTCGGATGCGCTGGTTCCACTCCGAGCGCCCCAACTACGGCGTCGCCCTCAAGGCCGGCATCCTCATGGCCCGGGGCACGTACGTCATCTGCGACGAAATCGACCTGTGCGACGTCACCTTCTACGACGCGGCGCTGCCGCGGCTGGAGCGGGGTGAGGCGGACATGGTGGTGGGCTCCAAGGCGGCCAAGGGCGCCAGCGACCAGCGCCCGCTCATCCGCCGCGCGGCCACGCGGGTGCACAACAAGCTGCTCAAGGTGACGCTGGGCTTCCAGGGCACGGACACGCACGGGCTCAAGGCCTTCCGCCGCGAGGCGCTCCTGCCCGTCATCCAGAAGTGCGTGGTGGACATGGACGTGTTCGCCAGCGAGTTCGTCATCCGCGCGTGGCGCGAGGGGCTGAAGGTGATGGAGATCCCCATCCAGCTCCACGAGAAGCGCCAGCCGTCCATCCACCTCTTCAAGCGCGTACCCAACGTGCTCAAGAACGTGGGCAAGCTGTTCTACGTCATCCGCGTGCGCGGCACCTGA
- a CDS encoding protoporphyrinogen/coproporphyrinogen oxidase, with the protein MEPIVILGAGLAGLSTAHFLQKPWRLIEKSERVGGLIKTEVIDGCYFDPTGHWLHLRDPEIQELVNTRWLPGQMVRIQRKAGIFTRGVFTRFPYQVNTHGLPPEVVSENLIGYVDAVYGEKGRALREREPRDFEEFILRYMGEGFAKNFMVPYNQKLWTVHPREMSAAWVGRFVPRPSLKEVVDGALGAGSDAVGYNASFLYPREGGIESLARAMLRDLKGGELSLNTEPTSIDWKARKVVLNDGRTLSYSGLVSSVSLPGLVRLLAQGASGVPDEVVAAAKRLRATTVTYVAVAARGPNRQPWHWIYLPEPEFHTYRIGSPSAVYDALAPKDTSTFYVEYSHHGELSPATAEQYAVQDLVRSQMIHSADDVLFAQAREIPHAYVLYDEAYGPAKTEILRFLEHAGIQTAGRYGQWEYSSMEDAILGGRACARTLNG; encoded by the coding sequence ATGGAACCCATCGTCATCCTCGGGGCGGGGCTCGCGGGCCTGTCCACCGCCCACTTCCTCCAGAAGCCCTGGCGCCTCATCGAGAAGTCCGAGCGCGTCGGCGGTCTCATCAAGACCGAGGTCATCGATGGGTGTTATTTCGACCCCACCGGCCACTGGCTCCACCTGCGCGACCCTGAAATCCAGGAGCTGGTCAATACGCGGTGGCTGCCGGGGCAGATGGTCCGCATCCAGCGCAAGGCGGGCATCTTCACGCGCGGCGTCTTCACGCGCTTCCCGTACCAGGTGAACACGCACGGGCTGCCGCCCGAGGTCGTCTCCGAGAACCTCATCGGCTACGTGGACGCCGTCTACGGTGAGAAGGGCCGCGCGCTGCGGGAGCGAGAGCCCCGCGACTTCGAGGAGTTCATCCTCCGCTACATGGGCGAGGGCTTCGCGAAGAACTTCATGGTGCCCTACAACCAGAAGCTCTGGACCGTGCACCCGCGCGAGATGTCCGCCGCCTGGGTGGGCCGCTTCGTGCCGCGCCCCTCGCTCAAGGAGGTGGTGGACGGGGCGCTCGGCGCCGGCAGCGACGCGGTGGGCTACAACGCGTCCTTCCTCTACCCGCGCGAGGGCGGCATCGAGAGCCTGGCGCGCGCCATGCTCAGAGACTTGAAGGGCGGCGAGCTCAGCCTCAACACCGAGCCCACCTCCATCGACTGGAAGGCGCGCAAGGTGGTGCTGAACGACGGCCGGACGCTGTCGTACTCGGGCCTCGTCTCCTCCGTGTCCCTGCCGGGGCTGGTGCGCCTGCTGGCCCAAGGGGCCTCGGGCGTTCCCGACGAAGTGGTCGCCGCCGCGAAGCGCCTTCGCGCCACCACCGTCACCTATGTCGCCGTGGCCGCGCGTGGGCCCAACCGTCAGCCCTGGCATTGGATCTACCTGCCGGAGCCGGAGTTCCACACGTACCGCATCGGCTCGCCGTCGGCCGTGTACGACGCGCTGGCGCCCAAGGACACGTCCACCTTCTACGTGGAGTACAGCCACCACGGCGAGCTGTCCCCGGCCACCGCCGAGCAGTACGCGGTGCAGGACCTGGTCCGCTCCCAGATGATCCACTCCGCGGACGACGTCCTCTTCGCCCAGGCGCGGGAGATTCCCCACGCGTATGTCCTCTATGACGAGGCCTACGGTCCAGCGAAGACGGAAATCCTCCGTTTCCTGGAGCACGCTGGCATCCAGACGGCGGGGCGCTACGGCCAGTGGGAGTACTCCTCCATGGAGGACGCCATCCTCGGCGGGCGGGCGTGTGCGCGGACGCTGAACGGGTGA
- a CDS encoding tetratricopeptide repeat protein yields the protein MKVSCPSCQTNYNIDDKRIPPGGAKLKCARCQTTFPIKAEAVSAPAPAAIPLPGQASAPAAIPLPGAAPAGAMGASAEAIPLPGSAPQAGGFGYDAGAIPLPGSAPQAEAFGGGAIPLPGAGPEAIALPGAAPQADPYGYDAGAIALPGSAPQADPYGYDAGGAIPLPGSAPQANPSAYDTGAIALPGSAPQADPYGYDAGAIPLPSAASAMDAIPLPGAAPQADPFSTGFDDVAPPERQDRDVTRVVAIPMPNAAFPEQGAPPARANGTRDFDFSDDSLAPPVDLDASSSFSQPDTLGTARDFDFSDDSLPVPAQPPPEADPFAFDVESPSGEATAFALPPTPGHASAPLEANPFALPPPPAYSQPPVNEDPFALPPPPAYSQPPVNEDPFALPPPPAYSQPPVDEDPFALPPPPAYSQPPVDADPFAMPPAPDGGPSFDFAELPMPADPFAAGAPVASPGLDFSDLPSPAAPSMDFADLPAPAAPPQDLSFDFAAPSGPAPMPDFSLDFAEPPPQAAPPPPAPFNPAVDFGDVDFGSPPPSASASPGIPDSLEFDPTARPTDDLEADLSDPLPPPPNAGPADGLEMLSFIDDAAGRDAGAQAGAKVRRFHVRRRSGKVFGPFDEGVVVKMLEDGQLLGNEDVSLDSESWSAIGTIPTFAAAIQRLMEGPAKVVAAAPVAAASDSPSAPTADTNGQQANMRRLEQLYEGRMAAVSVVDRSGANEKLKKRVPMFIAAGVGVLLLGIGAGTEFGTRYGAFGRRALFPARVSDGSPQAQLVSQAQQALLQDTFASYKQAHTLSAQALQEKEYPAVRSLWCQSVYYLQRKYAAAVASDMARCRDGMADIELLGEKDVDFIKVKASLALTSRQADAALTPLMDAYTREGNQGDLELAFLVAEAQTMKRDFNGAIETLKKVLAADGKSAKAHHALGNLHQAAGRADEAAAAYAAALEADRKHASSAVELAAVQLLVRKDSEKGAQSVDEALAEDVQSALGPAELARARGLKGVALFHQHKPKEAEAELKSAMEKDPQSDFLKAQLAHVLRAQRNYEGALPLYTTLASEEGDNLEYADGHITSLVMTGKMQAALDAVQKASQRFPNEARIAYLYGRIEDALDKLSEAEGHYKRAIAADANLVEANLYLGRFYLRQRRNAEARTQLEQAATKAPDMAGVRAGLGELALAENNALLGQQEFERAVQLDPNLADAHLGLSRVALLNGDLEKAQTEANRALELDPHLLKDGRLQRGLVLWRLGKLDEAVAELEKAKAEDPRSTTIPITLGAVLLERGDLPGAESNLGLALSNEPSNHEALYYLALVKAKRLEFTQAMDAMRKAVERAPKRPDYHYAYGVILRDAKQLPDAIREWNTAVELDPANADAHEALGHAHLENSEFDEAIESFDASLKSDPRRTRVLGSIGDAYFNAARWNDAIKRYQTALKADTKLTYVYYKVARAFTEQTQHAKAIDWYRKAADAEPENPMTYYYLGFAYKEKNKRKEAVQAFKDYLVKKPDATDKKDIEEEIYDLQN from the coding sequence ATGAAAGTCTCCTGCCCGTCTTGCCAGACGAATTACAACATCGATGACAAGCGGATCCCCCCGGGTGGCGCGAAGCTCAAATGCGCCCGGTGCCAGACCACCTTCCCCATCAAAGCCGAGGCCGTGAGCGCTCCGGCGCCCGCCGCCATTCCCCTCCCGGGACAGGCCAGCGCGCCCGCCGCCATTCCCCTCCCGGGCGCCGCGCCCGCCGGAGCCATGGGCGCAAGCGCCGAGGCCATTCCGCTCCCGGGCAGCGCGCCTCAGGCGGGCGGCTTCGGTTACGACGCCGGCGCCATTCCCCTTCCGGGCAGCGCGCCGCAGGCGGAGGCCTTTGGAGGCGGTGCCATCCCGCTGCCCGGTGCGGGTCCCGAGGCCATTGCACTGCCCGGCGCCGCGCCCCAGGCCGACCCGTACGGCTATGACGCGGGGGCGATTGCGCTTCCGGGCAGCGCGCCCCAGGCGGACCCGTACGGCTACGACGCCGGCGGCGCCATCCCGCTCCCCGGCAGCGCGCCTCAGGCCAACCCCTCCGCCTATGACACGGGCGCGATTGCGCTTCCGGGCAGCGCGCCCCAGGCGGACCCGTACGGCTACGACGCCGGCGCCATTCCGTTGCCCAGTGCCGCCTCGGCCATGGACGCCATCCCCCTGCCCGGCGCCGCGCCCCAGGCGGATCCGTTCAGCACGGGCTTCGACGACGTGGCGCCTCCGGAGCGCCAGGACCGCGACGTGACGCGCGTCGTGGCCATTCCGATGCCCAACGCCGCGTTCCCGGAGCAGGGCGCACCACCCGCCCGGGCCAACGGCACGCGCGACTTCGACTTCTCCGACGACTCGCTGGCGCCGCCCGTGGACCTGGACGCGTCCTCGTCCTTCAGCCAGCCCGACACGCTCGGCACCGCGCGCGACTTCGACTTCTCCGACGACTCGCTGCCCGTCCCCGCGCAGCCCCCGCCGGAGGCGGACCCGTTCGCCTTCGACGTCGAGTCGCCGAGCGGCGAGGCCACCGCCTTCGCGCTGCCTCCGACACCTGGTCACGCCAGCGCCCCCCTCGAGGCGAACCCGTTCGCGCTGCCTCCGCCTCCCGCGTACTCGCAGCCGCCCGTGAACGAGGATCCGTTCGCGCTGCCTCCGCCCCCCGCGTACTCGCAGCCGCCCGTGAACGAGGATCCGTTCGCGCTGCCTCCGCCCCCCGCGTACTCGCAGCCGCCCGTCGACGAGGATCCGTTCGCGCTGCCTCCGCCTCCCGCGTACTCGCAGCCGCCTGTCGACGCGGACCCGTTCGCGATGCCCCCGGCTCCCGACGGTGGCCCGTCGTTCGACTTCGCCGAGCTGCCGATGCCCGCGGATCCGTTCGCGGCCGGGGCGCCGGTGGCCTCGCCCGGGCTGGACTTCTCCGACCTGCCCTCCCCCGCCGCGCCGTCGATGGACTTCGCCGACCTGCCGGCCCCCGCCGCGCCGCCGCAGGACCTGTCGTTCGACTTCGCCGCGCCCTCCGGGCCCGCGCCGATGCCGGACTTCAGCCTCGACTTCGCCGAGCCCCCGCCCCAGGCCGCCCCCCCGCCGCCCGCGCCCTTCAACCCCGCGGTGGACTTCGGCGACGTGGACTTCGGCTCGCCCCCGCCCTCGGCCTCGGCCTCGCCCGGCATCCCGGACTCGCTCGAGTTCGACCCCACCGCGAGGCCCACGGATGACCTGGAGGCGGACCTGTCGGATCCGCTGCCTCCGCCGCCCAACGCCGGCCCCGCCGACGGCCTGGAGATGCTGTCGTTCATCGACGACGCCGCCGGCCGCGACGCTGGCGCCCAGGCGGGCGCGAAGGTGCGCCGCTTCCACGTCCGCCGCCGCTCGGGCAAGGTGTTCGGCCCGTTCGACGAGGGCGTCGTCGTGAAGATGCTCGAGGACGGCCAGCTGCTCGGCAACGAGGACGTCTCGCTCGACTCCGAGTCCTGGTCCGCCATCGGCACCATCCCCACCTTCGCCGCCGCCATCCAGCGGCTGATGGAGGGCCCGGCCAAGGTGGTGGCGGCCGCGCCCGTCGCCGCCGCGTCGGACTCGCCCAGCGCCCCCACCGCGGACACCAACGGACAGCAGGCGAACATGCGCCGGCTGGAGCAGCTCTACGAGGGCCGCATGGCGGCCGTCTCCGTGGTGGACCGCAGCGGCGCCAACGAGAAGCTCAAGAAGCGCGTCCCCATGTTCATCGCCGCCGGTGTCGGCGTGCTGCTGCTGGGCATCGGCGCGGGCACCGAGTTCGGCACGCGCTACGGCGCCTTCGGCCGTCGGGCCCTGTTCCCCGCGCGCGTCTCGGACGGCTCGCCCCAGGCGCAGCTGGTGAGCCAGGCCCAGCAGGCCCTGCTCCAGGACACCTTCGCCAGCTACAAGCAGGCCCACACGCTCTCCGCGCAGGCGCTCCAGGAGAAGGAGTACCCGGCGGTGCGCTCGCTGTGGTGCCAGTCCGTCTACTACCTGCAGCGCAAGTACGCCGCGGCGGTCGCGTCCGACATGGCCCGCTGCCGCGACGGCATGGCGGACATCGAGCTGCTCGGGGAGAAGGACGTCGACTTCATCAAGGTGAAGGCCTCGCTCGCGCTCACCTCTCGGCAGGCGGACGCCGCGCTGACGCCGCTCATGGACGCGTACACGCGGGAAGGGAACCAGGGCGACCTGGAGCTCGCCTTCCTCGTGGCCGAGGCGCAGACGATGAAGCGCGACTTCAACGGCGCCATCGAGACGCTGAAGAAGGTGCTCGCCGCCGACGGCAAGTCCGCCAAGGCCCACCACGCGCTGGGCAACCTGCACCAGGCCGCCGGCCGCGCCGACGAAGCCGCCGCCGCCTACGCCGCCGCGCTCGAGGCGGACCGCAAGCACGCCTCCTCCGCCGTGGAGCTCGCCGCCGTGCAGCTCCTGGTGCGCAAGGACTCGGAGAAGGGCGCCCAGTCCGTCGACGAGGCCCTGGCCGAGGACGTCCAGTCCGCGCTGGGCCCGGCGGAGCTCGCCCGCGCCCGGGGGCTCAAGGGCGTGGCGCTCTTCCACCAGCACAAGCCCAAGGAGGCCGAGGCGGAGCTGAAGTCCGCGATGGAGAAGGACCCGCAGTCCGACTTCCTCAAGGCCCAGCTGGCCCACGTGCTGCGCGCCCAGCGCAACTACGAGGGCGCCCTGCCCCTCTACACGACGCTCGCGTCCGAGGAGGGTGACAACCTGGAGTACGCCGACGGCCACATCACCTCGCTGGTGATGACCGGGAAGATGCAGGCGGCGCTGGACGCCGTGCAGAAGGCCAGCCAGCGCTTCCCCAACGAGGCGCGCATCGCGTACCTCTACGGCCGCATCGAGGACGCGCTGGACAAGCTCTCCGAGGCGGAGGGCCACTACAAGCGCGCCATCGCCGCGGACGCCAACCTGGTGGAGGCCAACCTCTACCTGGGCCGCTTCTACCTGCGTCAGCGCCGCAACGCGGAGGCTCGCACCCAGCTGGAGCAGGCCGCCACCAAGGCCCCGGACATGGCCGGCGTTCGCGCGGGTCTGGGCGAGCTGGCCCTGGCGGAGAACAACGCCCTCTTGGGCCAGCAGGAGTTCGAGCGCGCCGTGCAGCTGGACCCCAACCTCGCCGACGCCCACCTGGGCCTGTCGCGCGTGGCGCTGCTCAACGGGGACCTGGAGAAGGCCCAGACGGAGGCCAACCGCGCCCTGGAGCTGGACCCGCACCTGTTGAAGGACGGCCGGCTGCAGCGCGGACTGGTGCTGTGGCGGCTGGGCAAGCTCGACGAGGCCGTGGCCGAGCTCGAGAAGGCCAAGGCGGAGGACCCGCGCTCCACCACCATCCCCATCACCCTGGGCGCGGTCCTGCTGGAGCGGGGCGATCTGCCCGGCGCGGAGAGCAACCTGGGCCTGGCGCTCAGCAACGAGCCCTCCAACCACGAGGCGCTCTACTACCTGGCCCTGGTGAAGGCGAAGCGGCTGGAGTTCACCCAGGCCATGGACGCCATGCGCAAGGCCGTGGAGCGCGCCCCCAAGCGCCCCGACTACCACTACGCCTACGGCGTCATCCTGCGCGACGCCAAGCAGCTCCCGGACGCCATCCGCGAGTGGAACACCGCCGTGGAGCTGGACCCGGCCAACGCCGACGCGCACGAGGCCCTGGGCCACGCCCACCTGGAGAACAGCGAGTTCGACGAGGCCATCGAGTCCTTCGACGCCAGCCTCAAGTCGGACCCGCGCCGCACCCGCGTGCTCGGCTCCATCGGTGACGCGTACTTCAACGCCGCCCGCTGGAACGACGCCATCAAGCGCTACCAGACGGCGCTCAAGGCGGACACCAAGCTCACGTACGTCTATTACAAGGTCGCCCGCGCCTTCACCGAGCAGACCCAGCACGCCAAGGCCATCGACTGGTACCGCAAGGCCGCCGACGCCGAGCCGGAGAACCCGATGACCTACTACTACCTGGGCTTCGCCTATAAGGAGAAGAACAAGCGCAAGGAAGCCGTCCAGGCCTTCAAGGACTACCTGGTGAAGAAGCCGGACGCGACCGACAAGAAGGACATCGAGGAAGAGATCTACGACCTGCAGAACTAG
- the serS gene encoding serine--tRNA ligase encodes MLDLRNVAQNFDAVVARLKTRGGNLDLGPFQRLFSERRELYVSMESLAARRNAANEEMKKKAKEDPKALDALRGDLRAVSQDIKEKENRLKEVEEEINAILMVIPNLPHESVPVGESADQNVQVKSWGEKPNLPFTPKQHFELGEKLGMLDFERAAKVSGSRFTFYKGALARLERALVTFMIDVHTQKGYTELLPPYLVLRETMMGTGQLPKFEDDAFKTVGDPERFLIPTSEVPVTNYHADEILEGESMPIRYCAFSPCFRAEAGAAGKDTRGLIRQHQFHKVEMVKFAQPDKSLDELEAMTDDACDILRRLGLHHRVMLLCTGDMGFSARKTYDIEVWLPGQNAYREISSCSDCGDFQARRAKIRFRPQKGDKPQLAHTLNGSGLAVGRTSIAILENYQRDDGTVAIPEVLWPYMGGLKELKPL; translated from the coding sequence ATGCTGGACCTCCGGAACGTTGCGCAGAACTTCGATGCGGTCGTCGCTCGCCTGAAGACGCGGGGCGGCAACCTGGACCTCGGCCCCTTCCAGCGCCTCTTCTCCGAGCGCCGCGAGCTGTACGTCTCCATGGAGTCCCTGGCCGCGCGCCGTAACGCCGCCAACGAGGAGATGAAGAAGAAGGCGAAGGAGGACCCCAAGGCGCTGGACGCGCTGCGCGGCGACCTCCGCGCCGTCTCCCAGGACATCAAGGAGAAGGAGAACCGCCTCAAGGAGGTCGAGGAGGAGATCAACGCCATCCTCATGGTCATCCCCAACCTCCCCCACGAGTCGGTGCCCGTGGGCGAGAGCGCGGACCAGAACGTCCAGGTGAAGAGCTGGGGTGAGAAGCCCAACCTGCCCTTCACGCCCAAGCAGCACTTCGAGCTGGGTGAGAAGCTGGGCATGCTCGACTTCGAGCGCGCCGCGAAGGTGTCCGGCAGCCGCTTCACCTTCTACAAGGGCGCGCTGGCCAGGCTGGAGCGGGCGCTCGTCACGTTCATGATCGATGTGCACACCCAGAAGGGCTACACGGAGCTGCTGCCGCCCTACCTGGTGCTGCGCGAGACGATGATGGGCACCGGCCAGCTGCCCAAGTTCGAGGACGACGCCTTCAAGACGGTGGGCGACCCCGAGCGCTTCCTCATCCCCACGTCCGAAGTCCCGGTCACCAACTACCACGCGGACGAGATCCTCGAGGGCGAGTCGATGCCCATCCGCTACTGCGCCTTCAGCCCGTGCTTCCGCGCGGAGGCGGGCGCGGCCGGCAAGGACACCCGCGGCCTCATCCGCCAGCACCAGTTCCACAAGGTGGAGATGGTGAAGTTCGCCCAGCCGGACAAGAGCCTGGACGAGCTCGAGGCCATGACGGACGACGCGTGCGACATCCTGCGGCGGCTCGGCCTGCACCACCGGGTGATGCTGCTGTGCACCGGCGACATGGGCTTCTCGGCCCGCAAGACCTACGACATCGAGGTCTGGCTGCCGGGGCAGAACGCGTACCGTGAGATTTCGTCCTGCTCGGACTGCGGCGACTTCCAGGCGCGCCGGGCGAAGATCCGCTTCCGCCCCCAGAAGGGGGACAAGCCCCAGCTCGCTCACACCCTGAACGGCAGCGGGCTCGCCGTGGGCCGCACGTCCATCGCCATCCTGGAGAACTACCAGCGCGACGACGGCACCGTGGCCATCCCGGAGGTCCTCTGGCCGTACATGGGAGGGCTCAAGGAGCTCAAGCCGCTGTAG
- the tadA gene encoding tRNA adenosine(34) deaminase TadA: MSDDEAFMQQALALAREAATLGEVPVGAVAVHDGNIIGTGFNRREVDRNPLAHAEVLALDAARRHLGVWRLTGVTLYVTLEPCAMCAGALVQSRVTRLVFGAMDPKAGAVGSLYNLAEEPRHNHRLQVTRGILAEDSATLLKTFFGRLRAKRRDN, translated from the coding sequence ATGAGTGACGACGAAGCTTTCATGCAGCAGGCGCTCGCGCTCGCGCGGGAAGCCGCGACACTCGGAGAGGTCCCCGTCGGTGCGGTTGCCGTCCATGATGGAAACATCATCGGCACAGGTTTCAATCGCCGCGAAGTGGATCGCAATCCCCTCGCCCATGCGGAAGTCCTCGCACTGGATGCCGCTCGAAGGCATCTGGGGGTCTGGCGGTTGACGGGCGTCACCCTATACGTGACGTTGGAACCGTGTGCCATGTGCGCCGGGGCGCTGGTCCAGTCCAGGGTGACTCGCCTCGTGTTTGGCGCCATGGACCCGAAAGCCGGCGCGGTCGGCTCTCTCTACAATCTGGCCGAGGAACCCCGGCACAACCACCGGCTCCAGGTCACTCGTGGTATCCTCGCTGAGGACAGCGCGACTCTTCTCAAAACGTTCTTCGGGCGCTTGCGCGCGAAGCGACGCGACAATTGA
- a CDS encoding glycosyltransferase family 39 protein, whose protein sequence is MACTSPRGRGESRAPVSAALPETPTPPMPPEPLPSDDARPHPPARPSRLALATLVVVALLPAVIAVAQLGRIHPDEVFQALEPAYWRVHGYGVLAWEWRDGIRNWAVPGVLAGFLKLAGMLGITDPQGYRAMTAVPQLALHAWSLWAVYRFAARRTGVSGGWLAVLLVGLYGPVLVFAGRTLAESFSTSFLVVALEALDRREREARAGLLGGAALGLAVVTRYPSAICVLTALLYLLVARRWRMLAFTCLGGLVVAAGLGLLDHLTWGSPFHSFFTYVRFNVLSGEAAARFGSAAPGFYLLPLVTAVPVWAWVAVPLGLEAARRGRTGMSLPLTCAAVYLGVLLVTAHKEERFLYPALVLGVLAAVPVVADLLTTRVPASARWGVTAIALVTGLVSARWFPPQDLRADQFRAIVASTRMGGATGLLIVNEGLWGSGGFFYLGQRIPWLTCDWPRDEAFQRGLNDRTFNRAVSFEDRSLPELQAGGFRIAERIGRETLLVRD, encoded by the coding sequence ATGGCTTGCACCTCGCCGCGGGGCCGGGGAGAGTCCCGGGCGCCCGTGTCCGCCGCCCTGCCCGAGACGCCCACCCCGCCCATGCCACCCGAGCCCCTGCCGTCGGATGACGCTCGGCCCCATCCTCCGGCAAGGCCCTCCCGCCTCGCGCTGGCGACCCTCGTCGTCGTGGCGCTGCTGCCCGCCGTCATCGCCGTGGCGCAGCTGGGCCGCATCCACCCCGACGAGGTGTTCCAGGCGCTGGAGCCCGCGTACTGGCGCGTGCACGGCTACGGCGTGCTGGCGTGGGAGTGGCGCGATGGCATCCGTAACTGGGCTGTCCCTGGAGTCCTGGCCGGCTTCCTGAAGCTGGCGGGGATGCTGGGCATCACCGACCCCCAGGGCTACCGCGCGATGACGGCCGTGCCCCAGCTCGCGCTGCATGCGTGGAGCCTGTGGGCCGTGTACCGCTTCGCCGCCCGGCGCACGGGAGTCTCGGGAGGTTGGCTGGCCGTCCTGCTGGTGGGCCTCTACGGGCCGGTGCTCGTCTTCGCCGGACGCACCCTGGCGGAGTCCTTCTCCACGTCCTTCCTGGTGGTGGCCCTGGAGGCCCTGGACCGGCGAGAGCGTGAGGCGAGGGCCGGGCTCCTGGGTGGCGCCGCGCTCGGGCTCGCGGTGGTGACGCGCTACCCGTCCGCCATCTGTGTCCTCACCGCGCTGCTCTATCTGCTGGTGGCACGGCGCTGGCGGATGCTGGCCTTCACCTGCCTGGGCGGGCTCGTCGTCGCGGCGGGGCTGGGGCTGTTGGACCACCTCACCTGGGGCAGCCCCTTCCACTCGTTCTTCACCTATGTCCGCTTCAACGTCCTCTCGGGCGAGGCCGCCGCCCGCTTCGGCTCGGCGGCTCCCGGCTTCTACCTGCTGCCCCTGGTGACGGCCGTTCCCGTCTGGGCCTGGGTCGCGGTGCCCCTGGGCCTGGAGGCAGCGAGGCGAGGACGCACCGGTATGTCCCTGCCGCTGACGTGCGCCGCCGTCTACCTGGGCGTGCTGCTCGTCACCGCGCACAAGGAAGAGCGCTTCCTCTACCCGGCGCTGGTGTTGGGCGTGCTCGCGGCGGTGCCCGTCGTCGCGGACCTCCTCACCACGCGCGTTCCCGCGTCCGCTCGCTGGGGCGTGACGGCGATAGCGCTCGTGACGGGGCTCGTCTCCGCCCGCTGGTTCCCGCCCCAGGACCTGCGCGCCGACCAGTTCCGCGCCATCGTCGCGTCGACGCGGATGGGCGGCGCCACGGGGTTGCTCATCGTCAACGAGGGGCTCTGGGGCTCCGGCGGCTTCTTCTACCTGGGCCAGCGAATCCCCTGGCTCACCTGTGACTGGCCCCGCGACGAAGCCTTCCAGCGAGGGCTGAACGACAGGACCTTCAACCGCGCCGTCTCCTTCGAGGACCGGTCCCTGCCCGAGCTCCAGGCCGGCGGCTTCCGGATTGCGGAGCGCATCGGCCGCGAGACGCTGCTCGTCCGCGACTGA